One Larimichthys crocea isolate SSNF unplaced genomic scaffold, L_crocea_2.0 scaffold137, whole genome shotgun sequence DNA window includes the following coding sequences:
- the LOC113744718 gene encoding nebulin-like has translation MLKMLKHSWKWCRLLLVDYHSPCRCSQCPSHDLCLLSEDLKVWRTDPGSIFDFDPLEDNIQSKSLRRMSERADRRLSRQHSQQSLTHSQTQSVSSLTSDLWDRSSNETPGIFVTSCSSLRHKMTETHSCLCSKRLIHE, from the exons ATGCTTAAGATGCTTAAACATTCGTGGAAGTGGTGCAGGTTGTTGTTAGTTGATTATCACAGTCCATGTAGATGCAGTCAGTGTCCTTCACATgacctctgcctcctctctgaAGACCTGAAGGTGTGGAGGACGGACCCCGGCTCCATCTTTGACTTTGACCCTCTGGAGGACAACATCCAGTCCAAGAGTCTCCGCAGGATGTCTG AGCGGGCTGACCGCCGCCTGAGCAGGCAGCACTCCCAGCAGTCCCTCACCCACAGCCAGACTCAGTCCGTCAGCtcgctgacctctgacctctgggaCCGCAGCAGCAACGAAACTCCGGGTATCTTCGTCACGTCGTGTTCCTCACTCAGACACAAAATGACGGAGACACACTCCTGTTTGTGCTCGAAGCGTCTAATCCACGAATAA